The Camelus bactrianus isolate YW-2024 breed Bactrian camel chromosome 1, ASM4877302v1, whole genome shotgun sequence genome segment AAGCGGTTTTTTTGTCTAAAGACTTCCTGTGGATTTTTGGACACTTCTAACCTATGCCTTGCATGGACACCCCTCTTTGCCACTGTATCCTCTCCAGAGCCGTGATTTTGATCATTCACTTACAGCACCCCACATATTTTGTTACAATGGGAAAAAAACCTCTGGGTACAAAAATCTGTAAAacagtctggaaaaaaaaaggggggggggaggcaaAGGTACAtcttttagaattgtttttgGCTTGAGATAACAAACTGACATCTCCCCCAGAGCAATTCCAAGCCAAGGAGGAAGTAACATGCTTTCTGTCTGGGTCTCTGTTTCCTTAGTCCCAGGCTAGAAGTGACCTTCTTGCGGCCACCCAAGATGCAGCTGAGTGACTTCTGAAATTCTGCTGACAATTTCCCTGCTCTAAACTCCTCCCTTCAGCTCCAAACCTCCAGAGCCAGCTCTGCTCTCTTCAGAGCTTCCTCACGATTCCAGGCAGCATCCAGGCCCACCCTTCGCCAGCCCTTCGCCAGCCCTTCTCATGCTTTTTCCTAAACCTTCTGCTCTCCTCAAATCTCTGATTCTCTCACGAGCATTTGTTTTTTACAGCATTCTCTCTCTTGTGCCTTCAGCTACTGACCGCTAAGTCTTTTCTCAGGCAAACCACCCACATATCTACTGAGTAATTAAATTTTCTCAAGTCCAGGTCCCAGCCGGCAGGAGATTTTTCTCAATACATGTATTATTTGGGGTCATTTCCTGCATAGCTTCTCATCAATTTCCCACAGGGAGAAAAATCACTATCCCATGTCCTAGAATTGTTTGTGCTAATGTTCCTGAATCAATTGATCATTcttttctcaaggaaaaaaatcattttatttctctccagtATAATACTTGGCAGAGttaagtgctcaaaaaaaaaaagagaaaatgttgaaTGGACCAAAGAACAAAATGTGTGGTGTTTTTCTCATGAAAATTACCCAGAGACTTAGACAACACCAACAAGACTCAATCTCTACCCCCAAGCATGTTACAGTCTGGGAAGACAAACTGCCAAGCCCTCCAGCAGTTATAAAAATTTCAGGCCAACTTAGGTCTCATGATTTCTCCTGCGGTCTTGTTTGTTCGCACCAAACACTCAGTTCCCACGGACAGTGTGTCAGTTGTGCCTTCCTGGTCCTTAACTAAGATAAACAGATGCAATCGTTATGCTCTAACCAAACCTTTCGCTTCAAGAGTTCTTAGTGCATTGAGCTCCATGTAATTTATAAAATGTGCTCTCAGTGTCTTTTCGGTtaaaaaattgtgttaaaacgCTACATTCCTTTACTAAGTCAAACTGAGGCACAACAGTTTCCCACCAGGATGGAAGTTTCTGGATCAAATCTGGTTGGCAGCTGAACAAGTTCATGGTTGCAGCTCTCAGCTCGGCCCCTCCCGCCCTGCCAGACAACTGTTCCCTCAAGGCAGGGGGAAAGTGGTTTGGCAAGTCCTGACAGATGGACAGCTGACACAATGGACCCTCCCCCAAACCCCATCCCCTGTGCAGCTGTGCTCTGGCCTGGTGTCCAATCGGCCGTCCcccagagaaggggaaggaattGTGTGCCTGAGAAAGCAGCTCtcagagggagggaggcgggcGGCCTTGACTGACATACCAGAGGGCTGGCTTTTTGGACGGCTCTTAGCAACGGCCCTGGTTTGACCCTCCTCAGCCATGAGAAAATCGAATCAGTGTACCATTCTTCCAGGCGCGATGCAGCATCAGCAGCTCAACGTCCAGGGGGCCTTCCTCTCTGCGTGTTAATTACCAGCTCTTTCTCATCTCAGGGTTCCTGCCTTTGCAAAGTGCTCCGGAGAGGAGGCAAGAAAGAACACCACCCCGCCCCCTCGCTGCCTGGGGCTTGATCGTGAGTCCTGGTATATCTGATAGGCGGGACTGAGAGGGGGGTTCCAGCCCCCCTGGTCCGGCAGGGGCTTTATTCTAAGAGTCACTGGCGCGTGGCTGCGCTTTTCTTTCCCGTTTGTAGGTGAAACCCCAGTGGCTTCATTGGCTCCTCGATTTAAACCACGCCCGGCTTTCTGCCCGCTTTGCTGCTGCTGGGCCAGGCCGACCAGCCACATCCCAGCCCCGTTTGCGGGGAGCCGGGCTGCTGCTGCTATTGTGTGGATGCCGTGCGTGTCCTCTCTTCTCTTGCAGAGATGGCTAACAGGGGTCCCAGCTACGGCTTAAGCCGAGAGGTGCAGGAGAAGATCGAGCAGAAGTATGACGCGGACCTGGAGAACAAGCTGGTGGACTGGATCATCCTGCAGTGCGCCGAGGACATAGAGCACCCGCCCCCCGGCAGGGCCCATTTTCAGAAATGGTTGATGGACGGGACGGTAAGGCTGGCAGCGATCTTGGTTGCTGGGGCGGTGGGCAAGGAAAACACTCCAGGGTCTTCTTGAACGTGAGGCTGTGGGAGCAGCTGCGGCTGCCAAGCTCTGTCTCACGGGGAGAGGACGGGGATGCCTTTATTTCTTCGCGATTGGAAGATCTGTGCTCCCTGCACAATTCCCTCGCCAGATTAGAGGATTCTCCACCCATCCCAGATATCGCAGCTTCCTTCTGAGTTGTTGGCCAGTTCAAAGCCCTTTTGCTCTTTCCAATGAGAATAGAGATAAGCATTTCTCTAAGATCTCTCCAGTCTTCTTGGTGTATCAGCTCCTCTGGGGCCATCCCTTCCCCCAGGGGAATAGGTTGGTTACATAGTAAAACAaaggaaggggtggagggggaggactAACCACCTTCCATCCTTCCTGGAGCCATACTCCTTGGGAATGCTCAATGCCTGTCTGTTGAATGGATTTGTTCTCATGAAACTGAAGGGAATCCTTATTTGATAACTGCTTTTCTATGGAGATCCTCCTGTGTGTTTGGGGGGTTGGGTACCACAGGCTCTGCTGATTCCAACAAGCCTGTCTTTCCTCACAGGCTGTGCTTACTGTTACATAATGCTAGCCCACGCGTCTGTTGGATTGTGCCCAGCACTTGGGTTATAGGTTTCTGGGAGGAGGGTACCCCGTTCAGTTCTTTTACACATCACTAGCCCTTACCGGATGAGTTATTGAAGCCTGATTCTGACCTGCCTTTTGATAGAAGAAATAATGTTAGACTCTATCCTTCAGCCTCTCCTGGGAACCCCTAACTCATCCCTCCATTGAAAGTCTGAAATCATGGCCTCATCACTGCACATCATTCCCTCTCTGTAAACATTCTTTCCCTCACccagaaaaaggaagggaggagcgAGGGGAGAAGAGGATTCCTAGGCTACTGAACGCACTGCAGTCAGGAGCAGCCCTGAGAGTGGGGTCGCCTGGGTCTTTAGGGCTGGGTATGGTAGCCTGGccccccagcccagagcccatGCCTTCCTGGGGTGCAAGATTTGCCCATGCCCTAACCTGTGGGCTGTGCCCCGCGGGGGCTAAGGCTCATTTTGCATTAGGGACAAgcacacacaaagagaaatgcTGATTCtgtctccccctttccctcctcagGTCTTGTGCAAGCTGATAAACAGTTTATACCCACCAGGACAAGAACCCATTCCCAAGATCTCAGAGTCAAAGATGGCTTTTAAGCAGATGGAGCAAATCTCCCAGTTCCTAAAAGCTGCGGAGATCTATGGCGTCAGGACCACTGACATTTTTCAGACGGTGGATCTATGGGAAGGTAAACAGCCCTTATGCCTCGTGCCCCCAGGatcatcctcccctcccccacccagttgcttttctctttgtgAAGCCTGCTCACAGTGTTCTTccctgtgtttctgtgtgtgtgcgtgcacatatGATTGTGTGTGAGATGGTTATCAGCTGTCACCCAGGGGCACTGTCAGCCTCCCCTTTGTGTTGTTCTATTAAAAGTGTTCCTCCTCTAAGGAACACACACCCCACACAGCAGGGAcctcagcaaactaacatgtaaACAGAAGCCTCCGTGGAGAGGAAGCTAATATGGTTACGTGGATGCCTCTCATTTCTCTTACCCCTCCCATCATGTACTCTGAGCCCACAAATGAAAGCTGCCGGAGGAGAAGGGGGCAGCGAGTTTGCTTCTGACTCACCCGCAGCCGGGCTTATAGACAAAGCTGCCTACTGCAATTTTGTCATTCAATCCAAGAAATAAATAACTCCCCACCCTTTTATTAAATGGTTACCTGGCAGCTTGGTGACTATAACTTCCAGATGTGTAATTTCTCAGAGAGGGTGAcaaatgactttttcctttcatatttgtGAATTGACATAAGAAATCTAACAaggcataaaaaagaaatcaagtttCTGGACGTATTTAATGGTCCAGCGTTATTGGGGGAAATGATGTGAATGGAGATATCGCCAGAGAATTTGGGACCTATGGTCACAGACCTTAGTGTCCCCCTGAGCCCAGATGTGCACACCCACCGGTGTGACTGTTCTACCCACATCAGGCCCACCCAGAGGCATGGACCCATCTGTGCTCTCATCCTTATTGTCACTGGCTGTCCTTAGTCACTGGCCCAACCAATAGGATACCCAAGGCAGTGACCCAAATGGCTCTGCTGACAGTGAGAATGGGCTGACTTCCCTGTGATCAAGAGACAATGGTATCATCCAACTAAACAACCTTAATTCCTTTATTCTCACCCCCTCTGTGTCATACAGAGAGCTGGCAGTTCCTGTTTCCTTCACAAATGAGTAGTTAAAATCGTAAGACGCCAATCAGTTTATCAATAATGTTTTGCCATTATTTAGAAACTCATATATTCAGACCTTCAGGCCAGGCCATTGGCCTTCATGAACACTTGCCTCCAAATCCCCATGGAATGTCACAGTTGTGACTTGGTCCTTGCTTTTTAGGTCAAAACTATGATGATTTTTCCTTGCTAATAAAAATAGCTACTGCTTATCGATATTTTCCTATACACTAGGCACGGTACTGGGGCTTTTCTGCATAATGCCAATCAATTCTCCTAACAAGTCCAGGAGGTGTTATAAATTCCCCATCACAAAGGTGATGAGACTGAAGCTTGCCCATGGTTACTTGTATGATTACTTGTATAGATCATATGACCAACTAGTAAGTAGCAGaaccaggactcaaacccaggctcTATGATGCCAAAGAAGGGAACTTTAACCAAACTGCCGTGCCGGGGCCAGGACACTGTTTCCTTCACCTGCACCATGAGTG includes the following:
- the TAGLN3 gene encoding transgelin-3, which codes for MANRGPSYGLSREVQEKIEQKYDADLENKLVDWIILQCAEDIEHPPPGRAHFQKWLMDGTVLCKLINSLYPPGQEPIPKISESKMAFKQMEQISQFLKAAEIYGVRTTDIFQTVDLWEGKDMAAVQRTLMALGSVAVTKDDGCYRGEPSWFHRKAQQNRRGFSEEQLRQGQSVIGLQMGSNKGASQAGMTGYGTPRQIM